A genomic stretch from Nitrospirota bacterium includes:
- the gspG gene encoding type II secretion system major pseudopilin GspG, translating to MKENKGFTLIEIMVVLIIIGLLAGIVVPKLMGRTEEAKHTKTMVQIKNIQSALDLYKLDSGSYPTTDQGLQALIEKPAVGEIPKRWKDGGYMDKLPKDAWMNNYVYISPGVHGEYDLYSYGADGEEGGEGKDADIQSWNLE from the coding sequence ATGAAGGAAAACAAAGGCTTTACCCTTATAGAAATCATGGTGGTGCTTATCATCATCGGACTGCTGGCGGGTATCGTTGTACCTAAGCTGATGGGACGTACAGAAGAGGCAAAGCATACAAAGACTATGGTTCAGATAAAGAATATTCAATCAGCACTTGACCTTTACAAACTCGATAGCGGTTCTTACCCGACCACTGACCAGGGTTTGCAGGCTTTGATTGAAAAACCCGCTGTAGGAGAAATTCCAAAAAGGTGGAAGGATGGCGGCTATATGGACAAATTACCAAAGGATGCATGGATGAATAATTATGTTTATATAAGCCCAGGGGTTCATGGAGAATATGATCTTTACTCTTATGGAGCAGATGGAGAAGAAGGCGGCGAAGGTAAAGATGCCGATATCCAGAGCTGGAACCTCGAATAA
- the gspN gene encoding type II secretion system protein GspN, whose product MKRFIKNHYKAISGYTFFCIAVFALSLYFLFPKEAITKRIIYELEKGTSTEIKTRDDKWTFPLGISFKNFEFRKKTGNISIVIGHLDKFSINVPVKSILSFSPVSEISANSYGGSINGIITLRNTNNITQASWNNVDIARIEKIKDIPAEVTGIISGDMVLKLINNNVPEGQIRLSLKNGKLGKIKIMGFPLPDIPVTELNGTIDIKGQSLVFKDTRFKNNDLKGLIKGDIQLQTASSPGNINIAIKFAPGEKMKKEQRGILSFIEKTKDKEGYYTIQIKGDLKKPSVSI is encoded by the coding sequence ATGAAACGATTTATAAAAAATCATTACAAAGCTATTTCAGGCTATACCTTTTTCTGCATAGCTGTTTTCGCATTATCCTTATATTTCCTATTCCCAAAAGAGGCGATTACAAAGAGAATAATCTATGAACTTGAAAAGGGTACATCCACTGAAATTAAGACAAGAGACGACAAATGGACATTTCCGCTCGGAATCTCTTTTAAAAATTTTGAGTTCAGGAAGAAAACAGGAAACATAAGTATCGTTATAGGACATTTAGATAAGTTTTCTATTAATGTCCCGGTTAAAAGTATTCTCTCTTTCAGCCCCGTCTCTGAGATTTCCGCAAACAGCTATGGCGGCTCTATCAACGGCATAATTACACTTCGCAATACCAACAATATAACTCAGGCATCATGGAATAATGTGGATATTGCCCGCATTGAGAAGATAAAGGATATTCCGGCAGAAGTCACAGGGATAATTAGCGGAGATATGGTGCTTAAACTCATAAACAACAATGTCCCTGAAGGCCAGATACGTCTTTCGTTAAAAAATGGAAAACTCGGAAAGATCAAGATTATGGGCTTCCCCCTTCCTGATATTCCGGTTACTGAATTAAACGGGACTATTGATATTAAGGGGCAGAGTCTGGTATTTAAAGACACCCGGTTCAAGAACAACGACCTTAAGGGACTAATCAAGGGTGACATCCAACTTCAAACCGCTTCATCACCGGGAAACATCAATATAGCCATAAAATTTGCACCCGGTGAAAAGATGAAAAAAGAACAGCGAGGAATCCTCTCATTTATTGAAAAGACAAAAGATAAGGAAGGTTATTATACGATACAGATTAAAGGAGATTTGAAGAAACCGTCGGTGAGTATTTAG
- the gspE gene encoding type II secretion system ATPase GspE — MNIIPGKRELLGQVLQRISSIGDKEIQECLDIQREKGGRIGDILVRTKHIRETDLLKALSTQFQIPYLQNITEEEIDKELVSSIPINFLKKHIILPFSRGKGMVKVAISDPLNLTPIDDLKVFLNSDTELFLAESITILNAVNMAYETHKEAAEQVIEDMGDESLTAGLDEPIDIIDAVDEAPIIKLINSLLFRSVKDRASDIHFEPFERDIVVRFRVDGVLHNILTLPKRFQPSITSRIKIMASLNIAEKRLPQDGRIGLKIAGKEIDIRVSLIPTSFGERVVLRLLDKSGYLLRLTDIGLSVSMQSVLNRLIRLPHGIVLVTGPTGSGKTTTLYASLTEINSPGKNIITIEDPVEYQIKGIGQVQINPKIELTFARGLRSILRQDPDVIMVGEVRDLETAEIAIQASLTGHLVFSTLHTNDSSGAITRLIDMGIEPFLVSSSVVAIIAQRLVRNLCPHCKKEHTPALPELKELGLTPSQAKGCIVYLPVGCDKCLQTGYRGRTGIYELLLINDEIRNLVLQNINSQIIKTKAVECGMTTLRADGAEKVLAGVTSIEEVLRVTQEDIVE; from the coding sequence ATGAATATAATACCAGGAAAGAGAGAACTATTAGGGCAGGTACTTCAAAGAATATCCTCAATCGGGGACAAGGAGATACAGGAGTGCCTCGATATTCAGCGTGAAAAGGGGGGGCGCATCGGTGATATACTTGTTCGGACAAAACATATCAGAGAAACAGACCTTCTCAAGGCATTAAGCACCCAGTTTCAGATACCCTATCTTCAGAATATAACCGAAGAGGAGATAGATAAGGAACTGGTCTCATCCATTCCGATCAACTTCTTAAAAAAGCACATTATTCTTCCGTTCAGCCGAGGCAAAGGCATGGTTAAGGTCGCAATATCCGACCCCCTTAATTTAACCCCTATTGATGACCTCAAGGTATTTTTAAACTCAGACACAGAACTATTTCTCGCAGAATCCATCACAATACTTAATGCTGTGAACATGGCTTATGAGACACACAAAGAGGCCGCTGAACAGGTCATTGAAGATATGGGAGATGAATCATTAACCGCAGGTCTTGATGAACCTATTGACATTATTGATGCAGTTGATGAAGCACCCATAATAAAACTCATTAACTCACTGCTGTTCAGATCAGTCAAGGACAGGGCAAGCGACATACATTTTGAACCCTTTGAGAGGGACATTGTAGTCAGGTTCAGGGTAGACGGCGTTCTCCACAACATACTTACTCTTCCAAAGAGATTTCAGCCAAGCATCACATCAAGAATAAAGATTATGGCATCACTGAATATCGCAGAAAAACGTCTGCCACAGGACGGAAGGATAGGCTTAAAGATAGCAGGAAAGGAAATAGATATTCGTGTTTCTCTTATTCCCACATCATTTGGAGAGCGTGTTGTATTGAGACTGCTTGATAAATCAGGTTACCTCCTCAGGCTTACTGACATCGGACTTTCCGTATCCATGCAGTCTGTATTAAACAGGTTAATCAGACTGCCTCACGGTATCGTCCTTGTAACAGGGCCGACAGGGAGCGGAAAAACTACTACCCTTTATGCATCTCTGACAGAAATAAATTCCCCAGGAAAAAATATCATTACAATTGAAGACCCTGTAGAATATCAGATAAAAGGGATAGGACAGGTACAGATTAACCCTAAGATCGAGCTGACATTTGCACGGGGACTCAGGTCAATTCTGCGTCAGGACCCTGATGTAATAATGGTCGGTGAGGTCAGAGACCTTGAAACCGCTGAGATTGCCATTCAGGCATCTTTAACAGGCCATCTTGTATTCAGCACCCTTCATACAAATGACTCATCAGGGGCAATCACAAGATTAATAGACATGGGCATTGAACCCTTCCTTGTATCATCCTCTGTAGTGGCCATAATCGCACAGAGATTAGTGAGAAATCTTTGTCCCCATTGCAAGAAAGAACATACACCTGCACTTCCTGAATTAAAGGAATTAGGGCTTACCCCTTCTCAGGCAAAGGGCTGCATTGTCTACCTGCCTGTCGGATGTGATAAGTGCTTGCAGACAGGATACAGGGGGCGTACCGGCATATATGAACTTCTCCTGATAAATGATGAGATAAGGAACCTTGTACTCCAGAATATTAACTCCCAGATTATCAAAACTAAGGCTGTTGAGTGCGGCATGACCACATTAAGGGCAGACGGGGCTGAAAAAGTTCTTGCAGGCGTAACCAGCATAGAAGAAGTGCTCCGTGTAACACAGGAAGACATAGTAGAATAA
- the pilM gene encoding pilus assembly protein PilM — translation MARKIVGLDIGSHSIKVVTGRERFGKVEILEVYERPVNGEGVHELIKSMVSDRRIRPDIVVSSIPGSSVSVHYLNIPFTDETKIGQVVPYEVEGLIPFPLDEMVIDQFILSKNNGNGGSGSNGKGPHGSSVCVALINKNILKDHLDTLRSAHIEPGVIELEPLALYQTLMEWHKTDDTVAVLDIGASRSNLCIVSKGKPVSLRTFNRGGNVVTYTVQESLGITYEEAEQRKIAAEILNYEVAVSREQAAGAKSEDETETLSNAIKKGLQPIIIELNQTLHAFEIQNNNPVTILYITGGGARVGNIKNYLSNILGRDVEYLSIPTEVAERLGGGEGRGPENTRFISPTGIGLVLRGSRKKEASGLNFRKGEYFHRKEIKENTGKIIYLIVTVVILILLGTIDFYSMYHYRETRYEALKSDIRKAYIETFPESKNVVDEFHQMKSAVDDLRKKVVALGGGTEKGMSPLELMNIMSEKIPKEIKVNIDDLLIDKSKVRLQGDTDSFENVEKIKKEFEAVPLFKKVDVADAKLGADQKKVKFRIVIDM, via the coding sequence ATGGCACGTAAAATTGTCGGCTTAGACATAGGCAGTCATTCAATAAAGGTAGTCACAGGAAGAGAACGCTTCGGCAAGGTTGAGATACTGGAGGTCTATGAAAGACCTGTGAATGGCGAAGGCGTGCATGAGCTTATAAAATCAATGGTCAGTGACCGGCGTATCAGGCCTGATATTGTTGTCAGCTCTATTCCAGGAAGCAGTGTATCAGTACATTATCTCAACATACCATTTACAGATGAAACTAAGATTGGACAGGTTGTCCCTTATGAAGTTGAAGGATTGATCCCTTTTCCCCTTGATGAAATGGTCATAGACCAGTTTATCCTTTCAAAAAATAACGGCAACGGAGGCAGCGGCAGTAATGGAAAAGGCCCGCATGGGTCTTCTGTGTGCGTTGCACTTATTAACAAAAATATACTCAAGGATCATTTAGACACCCTTAGATCTGCGCATATTGAACCAGGGGTCATAGAGCTTGAACCCCTTGCCCTTTATCAAACATTAATGGAATGGCACAAGACGGATGACACCGTTGCCGTACTTGATATAGGCGCTTCAAGGAGTAATCTATGTATTGTTTCAAAAGGTAAACCGGTTAGTCTGAGGACATTTAACAGGGGCGGAAATGTTGTAACGTATACAGTTCAGGAATCACTTGGAATTACTTATGAAGAAGCAGAGCAGAGAAAGATTGCCGCAGAAATATTGAACTACGAGGTAGCAGTAAGCCGTGAGCAGGCAGCAGGAGCGAAGTCAGAAGATGAAACTGAGACTCTATCAAATGCCATTAAGAAGGGCCTGCAACCCATTATCATAGAACTAAACCAGACCCTTCATGCCTTTGAAATCCAGAATAATAATCCGGTAACAATATTATATATCACCGGCGGCGGGGCAAGGGTGGGGAATATAAAGAATTATCTGAGCAATATTCTTGGAAGGGATGTGGAATATCTGAGCATTCCTACTGAAGTTGCTGAACGGCTTGGTGGAGGAGAAGGAAGGGGGCCTGAAAACACAAGGTTTATTTCTCCGACAGGCATCGGCCTTGTCCTGAGAGGGTCCCGTAAGAAAGAGGCATCGGGACTGAATTTCAGAAAGGGTGAGTATTTCCACAGAAAAGAGATAAAGGAAAACACAGGTAAAATTATCTATTTGATTGTTACTGTTGTAATACTTATCCTCCTCGGCACTATAGACTTCTATTCAATGTATCATTACAGAGAGACCAGATATGAGGCATTAAAATCAGATATACGCAAGGCATACATAGAGACATTCCCTGAATCAAAGAATGTGGTTGATGAATTCCATCAAATGAAAAGCGCTGTGGATGATTTAAGGAAAAAGGTCGTTGCCCTTGGCGGTGGTACAGAGAAAGGGATGTCGCCCCTTGAACTGATGAATATTATGAGTGAGAAGATACCAAAAGAGATTAAGGTTAATATTGATGACCTTCTTATAGACAAGTCAAAGGTAAGACTGCAGGGTGACACTGATAGTTTTGAAAATGTTGAGAAGATTAAAAAAGAATTTGAGGCTGTCCCATTATTTAAGAAGGTTGATGTAGCAGATGCAAAACTCGGGGCAGACCAGAAGAAGGTAAAGTTCAGAATTGTTATTGATATGTGA
- the gspI gene encoding type II secretion system minor pseudopilin GspI yields MLTPMKTEGRRLKAEGIKCNQQSTLHSPLTTRHSSLTEGFTLLEVMIALLIIGTSFVVLLHSRNQSVVAAEYARRATVATLLASEKMGEIEHGDISASGGDSGGFEEYPGFSWKSTISETAYEHMKEVKVEVMWGDGIGRRSVDLVNYVREKEQK; encoded by the coding sequence ATGTTGACACCTATGAAGACTGAAGGCCGAAGGCTGAAGGCTGAAGGAATAAAATGCAATCAGCAATCCACGCTGCACTCACCACTCACCACTCGTCACTCGTCACTAACAGAGGGTTTTACTTTGCTTGAGGTAATGATTGCACTGCTTATCATTGGTACTTCATTTGTGGTGCTCCTCCATTCGAGGAATCAGAGTGTTGTGGCTGCTGAATATGCAAGACGGGCTACAGTTGCTACTCTCCTTGCATCTGAGAAAATGGGTGAGATTGAGCACGGAGACATAAGTGCGTCCGGCGGGGACTCCGGCGGATTTGAAGAATATCCCGGATTCTCATGGAAAAGCACTATTTCTGAAACAGCTTATGAACACATGAAAGAGGTAAAGGTAGAAGTAATGTGGGGAGATGGAATCGGCAGGAGGAGTGTTGACCTGGTAAATTATGTAAGGGAAAAGGAACAGAAGTGA
- a CDS encoding carboxypeptidase regulatory-like domain-containing protein, which produces MSHGDFLVKLICLHLITIMLLSTAFFSMNCHASQRTTDTRKGIYGHVQDKNGSPVDNADVTVFDGFTLNNFKTDIKGEFNISDIPVSKNNYLVIFFTKEGFIPRAENIKAGEENTINLDVVIDKIRTDDSGFIIGVVYQPIRGGKLQYNNGIKGFSKNSAILLEANEKVMNKKTDLNGHYTFEVPAGRYYLSKEGGREKLEIEVTQGKTLIKNLRSGFVLID; this is translated from the coding sequence GTGAGCCATGGAGATTTTTTGGTGAAGCTAATATGTCTTCATTTAATAACAATAATGCTATTATCAACAGCCTTTTTCTCCATGAACTGCCATGCTTCTCAAAGAACAACAGACACAAGAAAAGGCATTTACGGACATGTACAGGATAAGAATGGCTCTCCTGTGGATAATGCTGATGTGACTGTCTTTGACGGGTTTACGCTTAATAATTTTAAAACCGATATTAAAGGAGAATTTAACATCTCTGACATCCCCGTATCAAAAAACAATTATCTTGTTATCTTTTTTACAAAAGAAGGGTTTATCCCCAGGGCTGAAAATATAAAAGCAGGAGAGGAAAATACTATTAATCTTGATGTTGTAATAGATAAAATCAGGACAGACGATTCCGGCTTTATCATAGGTGTTGTATATCAACCTATAAGGGGCGGAAAGCTTCAATATAATAACGGCATAAAGGGCTTTAGTAAAAATAGTGCTATTCTACTTGAAGCTAATGAAAAAGTTATGAATAAAAAGACTGACCTGAATGGTCATTACACCTTTGAAGTACCAGCAGGCAGATATTATTTGAGCAAAGAAGGAGGCAGAGAGAAACTTGAGATTGAAGTCACCCAGGGCAAGACCCTCATAAAAAATCTCAGGTCCGGTTTTGTTCTTATTGACTGA
- the gspK gene encoding type II secretion system minor pseudopilin GspK, translating into MSYGDFQLNNKGIALIITLLVLTLLLTMILEFSMDMRVEARAAANFRDEVQAYYLARSGVTFAIAVLEEDLSEDSKNEDKTDTLNELWAKKIPPVPVGSGTVTVAITDEDSKININKLDKGNPPVTGANMRALMTNFLKQFELKEGLKEEIPDAIADFIDDNSDEISFNSAESSYYEGLEEHYTAKNKPLYSLQELRMIKGIDGALFNKINKFLTVNSDGKLNINTVSKEVLLSLPGELSEDVVDEIIAFRAETPFQKNIELRDHIQDPEVFNNISRYIDVRSNFFSITSTGNVNNSRKTITAIVNRKEKNSEILYWRID; encoded by the coding sequence GTGAGCTATGGAGATTTTCAATTGAATAATAAAGGCATCGCACTCATAATCACACTGCTTGTACTAACCCTTCTCCTTACTATGATCCTTGAGTTCAGTATGGACATGCGCGTTGAGGCAAGGGCGGCGGCTAATTTCAGGGATGAGGTGCAGGCATATTATCTTGCAAGGTCAGGGGTAACATTTGCAATTGCAGTCTTAGAAGAAGACCTGAGTGAAGACAGCAAGAATGAGGATAAAACAGATACTTTGAATGAATTATGGGCAAAGAAGATACCACCGGTTCCTGTAGGAAGCGGGACTGTTACAGTGGCAATAACTGATGAGGACAGCAAGATAAATATCAACAAACTGGATAAGGGCAACCCTCCTGTAACAGGTGCTAATATGCGGGCACTCATGACAAACTTTCTCAAGCAATTTGAACTTAAAGAAGGGCTAAAAGAAGAGATCCCTGATGCAATAGCAGACTTTATTGATGACAATAGTGATGAGATCAGTTTTAACAGTGCGGAAAGCAGTTATTACGAAGGACTGGAAGAACACTATACTGCAAAGAACAAACCCCTTTATTCATTGCAGGAATTACGGATGATAAAAGGGATAGACGGCGCCTTGTTCAACAAAATAAATAAATTTCTTACAGTCAACTCTGACGGTAAATTAAACATAAATACCGTAAGTAAAGAGGTATTATTGTCACTACCTGGAGAGCTTTCCGAAGACGTGGTTGATGAAATAATTGCATTCAGGGCAGAAACCCCTTTTCAGAAAAATATAGAACTTAGAGACCATATCCAGGATCCAGAGGTATTTAACAATATCTCCAGGTATATAGATGTCAGAAGCAACTTCTTCTCCATAACATCTACCGGAAATGTAAATAACAGCAGAAAGACCATTACAGCAATAGTAAACAGGAAGGAAAAAAATAGCGAGATTTTATATTGGAGAATAGATTAG
- the gspD gene encoding type II secretion system secretin GspD — translation MSVLILLPVDILFAQFTPPMPPMSDENKVMGSEGTMLPGNEGTVQVSTPLKTTSPVQVRTGRETSPPVPVRTPKPVVSAPPLPNQEFVTPQPPSPARNQQPAMPPPAGGPTASGKAGDRMVTLDFNNVDLQTFVKFISELTGKNFVIDEKVQGKVTVISPTKISVDEAYQVFLTVLDMKGFTAVTENKVIKIFPSREAKQSGVSIVTEEKKLPPDENYETRILRLKYIGTTELSRLIAPLISKDGSSIPYASTNVLIITDIKSNMDKLLELIDELDTEPPKGKGGIYVYYLQNAGAEDMAKVLSSLVSKVPPRPAGGAQPPQESVVHFEGGISVTADKATNSLIIMASPEDYERVKSIIERLDVKRKQVYVEAAIIEMSLDKTRELGMEWRTTEDVNANGFTFAGGTLLSPPGAGISTFAANPLGVSGLSIAAIKGTVTVGKDTILNVGALLRAFQADSDVNILSTPNILTLDNQEAKIVVGQNVPFITGVSQTTGGNSQATIERKDVGIQLKITPHTTDSDLVKLDIYQEISSLGGSVPVGTNQEVPITNKRSAETSVVVTDNETVAIGGLIKDDIIMTERKVPFLGDIPILGYLFKYQSRQKSKNNLVIFLTPHIIRDADALGKISSDRRRKAESFRKRYKFDLKEDFILNPPAESGNKPK, via the coding sequence GTGAGTGTTCTGATATTGTTACCGGTTGATATTCTGTTTGCACAGTTTACTCCTCCAATGCCTCCAATGAGTGATGAGAACAAGGTTATGGGATCGGAAGGAACAATGCTGCCTGGCAATGAAGGTACTGTTCAGGTCAGCACACCTTTGAAAACAACTTCTCCTGTGCAGGTAAGAACAGGGAGGGAGACATCACCTCCGGTTCCGGTAAGAACTCCAAAGCCTGTAGTATCAGCCCCCCCTCTGCCTAATCAGGAATTCGTAACCCCTCAACCGCCTTCTCCTGCAAGAAACCAACAACCGGCAATGCCGCCACCTGCCGGTGGACCGACGGCATCAGGAAAAGCCGGCGACAGGATGGTAACACTTGATTTTAATAATGTTGACCTTCAGACATTTGTGAAATTTATAAGTGAACTGACAGGGAAAAACTTTGTAATTGATGAAAAGGTTCAGGGAAAGGTCACTGTTATATCTCCGACAAAAATATCGGTTGATGAGGCATATCAGGTGTTTTTAACAGTGCTCGACATGAAAGGATTTACCGCTGTAACAGAAAATAAGGTTATTAAAATCTTCCCTTCAAGGGAAGCAAAACAAAGCGGGGTAAGCATAGTAACTGAAGAAAAGAAACTCCCGCCGGATGAGAATTATGAAACACGGATACTCAGATTAAAGTATATAGGCACCACTGAACTATCCAGGCTTATAGCCCCATTAATATCCAAGGACGGGTCAAGCATACCATACGCTTCAACCAATGTATTAATAATTACCGACATAAAGAGCAATATGGATAAGCTCCTTGAACTTATTGACGAACTGGATACCGAGCCTCCAAAAGGCAAAGGCGGCATTTATGTGTATTATCTTCAGAATGCCGGTGCTGAAGACATGGCTAAGGTACTCTCCAGCCTTGTAAGCAAGGTGCCTCCACGACCGGCGGGCGGTGCCCAACCCCCTCAGGAATCTGTTGTACATTTCGAAGGCGGGATTTCTGTAACTGCAGATAAGGCAACAAACTCATTAATAATCATGGCCTCACCTGAGGATTATGAACGTGTCAAATCAATTATTGAACGGCTTGATGTAAAGAGAAAACAGGTATATGTAGAGGCCGCTATTATAGAAATGAGCCTCGATAAGACAAGAGAACTTGGGATGGAATGGCGGACAACTGAAGACGTTAATGCTAATGGTTTTACCTTTGCCGGCGGAACACTTCTTTCCCCGCCTGGAGCCGGTATATCAACCTTTGCTGCAAACCCGTTGGGTGTAAGCGGCCTTTCGATAGCAGCAATAAAGGGTACCGTTACAGTTGGAAAAGACACCATCCTGAACGTAGGCGCATTGCTCAGGGCATTCCAGGCGGACTCTGATGTCAACATACTTTCAACTCCTAATATACTCACATTGGATAATCAGGAGGCCAAAATCGTGGTAGGCCAGAATGTCCCTTTTATTACTGGGGTTAGTCAGACGACAGGAGGAAATTCACAGGCTACAATAGAACGTAAGGACGTAGGTATCCAGCTTAAAATAACCCCGCACACAACCGACAGTGACCTTGTCAAACTTGACATCTATCAGGAGATTTCAAGCCTCGGTGGAAGTGTGCCGGTTGGTACTAATCAGGAAGTGCCTATCACCAATAAGAGGTCTGCAGAAACATCTGTTGTAGTAACAGATAATGAAACTGTGGCAATAGGCGGACTCATAAAAGATGACATAATCATGACTGAAAGAAAGGTTCCCTTCCTTGGTGATATTCCTATTTTGGGATACCTGTTCAAATATCAGAGCAGACAAAAATCAAAAAATAATCTCGTCATATTCCTTACCCCTCATATAATAAGAGACGCTGATGCACTTGGAAAGATAAGCTCTGACAGGAGAAGAAAGGCTGAATCGTTCAGGAAGAGATATAAATTTGATTTGAAAGAGGACTTTATCCTGAATCCACCGGCAGAATCCGGCAATAAGCCCAAATGA
- the gspF gene encoding type II secretion system inner membrane protein GspF, with protein sequence MPVFEYKGLTAEGKDTKGFIDADSLQNAKTKLRKTGIFTVEISEETAKKVEAGHSSLSSLLRGVKKQEITVLTRQLATLIAAGLPLMDSLTAAIDHVDDPLLKRSITRVREDVREGKSLADAMRSHPRIFTGLYTNMIQAGEASGALDVVMARLADFQESQVRLKNKLWAAMTYPILMLFIGIGVLAFLFSFVIPQVTKVFEDTGQALPVPTLMLISISNFFRFYWWILAGILIAVSLLFSKYIKTPQGREMYDRIILKVPMFGKMIKLIAVSRFARTLSTLLASGVPLITAIDIVKAVVNNTVLSKILEDAKDRVREGESLSEPLKRSGVFPSMVIQMITVGERSGELESMLSKVAEAYDDEVDTTVAGLTSLIEPLMILFMGVVVMFVVLSILLPIFEMSQVVR encoded by the coding sequence ATGCCGGTATTTGAATACAAGGGACTGACAGCAGAAGGAAAAGATACAAAGGGGTTTATTGATGCCGATAGTCTGCAAAACGCCAAAACAAAACTGAGAAAAACAGGTATCTTCACAGTTGAGATTTCAGAAGAGACTGCTAAGAAGGTAGAGGCAGGACATTCTTCTTTAAGTAGTTTACTTAGAGGCGTAAAAAAACAGGAGATCACAGTATTAACAAGGCAATTGGCAACTCTGATTGCAGCGGGTCTCCCGCTCATGGATTCCCTCACAGCGGCAATTGACCACGTTGATGATCCCTTATTAAAAAGGAGTATCACAAGGGTCAGGGAAGATGTTCGCGAGGGAAAGTCTCTTGCAGATGCAATGAGAAGCCATCCCAGGATATTTACAGGGCTGTATACAAACATGATCCAGGCCGGTGAGGCAAGCGGTGCACTTGATGTGGTTATGGCGCGTCTTGCAGATTTTCAGGAAAGCCAGGTTAGATTGAAGAATAAACTCTGGGCTGCAATGACCTATCCTATACTAATGCTTTTTATAGGTATAGGTGTACTCGCATTCCTTTTCAGTTTTGTTATACCGCAGGTTACCAAGGTATTTGAAGATACAGGCCAGGCGCTTCCAGTACCGACATTGATGCTGATTTCCATCAGCAATTTTTTCAGGTTCTACTGGTGGATATTGGCAGGTATTCTAATTGCCGTATCTCTCTTATTTTCCAAATACATAAAGACTCCACAGGGAAGGGAGATGTATGATAGAATAATCCTGAAGGTACCTATGTTCGGTAAGATGATAAAGTTGATTGCAGTCTCAAGGTTCGCAAGGACACTCAGCACCTTGCTTGCAAGCGGCGTCCCTCTCATCACTGCAATAGACATTGTAAAGGCCGTAGTAAATAATACGGTTTTATCAAAGATTCTTGAGGATGCTAAAGATAGGGTACGTGAAGGAGAATCCCTATCCGAACCGTTGAAGAGGAGCGGCGTTTTCCCATCAATGGTTATTCAGATGATTACAGTAGGAGAGAGGAGCGGAGAGCTTGAAAGTATGCTATCCAAGGTAGCTGAGGCTTATGACGACGAGGTTGATACAACCGTGGCAGGGCTGACATCACTTATCGAACCTTTAATGATCCTGTTTATGGGTGTGGTTGTAATGTTTGTTGTACTCTCAATCCTCCTGCCTATATTTGAGATGAGCCAGGTGGTGAGGTAA
- a CDS encoding prepilin-type N-terminal cleavage/methylation domain-containing protein, producing MRRIPLRKRITGTDNGFTLMEVLIAIAILAIVLSTVYGSFVQTRKVIGKAEASIEELRGVRAAFTRILQDVSMAFIVKDNDNTFFTGTDDYSEGYATDSIDFTSYSNRIRNNDSKESDQIEVGYSMKRGNEGKAVLIKRIKKRIDDNPGYGGDTFEISEDIVGLNFRYLDDDNAWVDSWDSRVNKTIPHAVEITIIVKDNSGNERTYKGIADVPLGKKQ from the coding sequence GTGAGGAGAATACCTTTACGGAAACGGATTACGGGCACAGACAACGGCTTCACCCTTATGGAGGTTCTGATAGCCATTGCTATCCTTGCAATTGTGCTTTCAACAGTCTACGGGAGCTTTGTCCAGACACGTAAGGTAATCGGTAAGGCTGAGGCATCTATAGAAGAACTCAGGGGTGTACGCGCAGCATTTACAAGGATTCTGCAGGATGTAAGCATGGCCTTTATTGTAAAGGATAATGATAATACCTTTTTTACAGGCACTGATGATTATTCAGAAGGCTATGCAACAGACAGCATAGATTTTACCTCCTACTCCAACAGGATACGCAATAACGATTCCAAAGAATCAGATCAGATAGAGGTCGGATATTCCATGAAAAGAGGCAACGAAGGCAAGGCTGTCCTGATAAAAAGAATAAAAAAACGGATTGATGATAATCCCGGATACGGCGGGGATACTTTTGAAATTTCAGAGGACATCGTTGGACTTAATTTCCGGTACCTTGATGATGATAATGCATGGGTTGACAGTTGGGACTCAAGGGTAAACAAAACCATCCCCCATGCAGTAGAAATAACAATCATTGTGAAAGACAACAGCGGTAATGAAAGGACGTATAAAGGCATTGCGGATGTACCCCTCGGGAAAAAGCAATGA